The stretch of DNA GCTCGCTGGCGACTCTCAGGGTCGAGCTCGCAGGGCGATATGCAACGATGGACGTGACCTCCAGGATGCTGGCCGAGACCGGCGCCGGCATAGAGTACTCGGACGAGTTCTCCACGTACCCGCGCTCGATAAGCGGCGTGGAGGTCGCAGCCCTCTTCAGGGAGCTCGAACCGCGCTGCGTGAAGGTGAGCCTTCGGTCCAAGGACCGCGTCGACGTAGCGGAGCTGGCGCGTGAGATGGGCGGCGGCGGGCATGCGCGGGCCGCGGGCGTCCGCATCCGTGCCTCCATGGACGAGGCCAAGAGGATGATGCTCGAGGCGGTTGGGAAGGCGCTGAATTCCGTGACCGGTGACTCGTGACTCGTGACCCGGATAATCTGTCGGGCGTGCTCGTGATCGACAAGGGGCCCGGCTTCACCTCGCACGACGTCGTGGCGATCGTGAAGAGGCTGGCGCGGGCGCGGAAGGTCGGCCACCTCGGCACCCTCGATCCCGCGGCCAGCGGCGTGCTGCCCCTGGTGATCAACGAGGCAACGATGCACGCATCGAAGCTCGCGGGAGGCGAAAAGGTCTACGAGTTCACGCTCTCGCTGGGCCGCTCCACCGACACCGACGACGACACAGGCCGGACGATCGCTGAGGCCCCGGTGCCGGCCGAGATCATGTCCGGGCTCGTGGGGCTCCTGCCCCGTTTCGTGGGGCGGACCATGCAGGTGCCGCCGGCCTACTCGGCGGTGAAGAGGGCGGGGGTCAGGTCCTACCGGATGGCCAGGGAGGGCAGGGCCCTGCCGCTGGACCCCAGGCCGGCTGAGATCAGGTCGCTCGAACTCGTCGGAGGGTGCATGCCGGAGCCAAGGCTCAGGATGGCGTGCGGGCCGGGGACCTTTGTGCGCGCCCTCTGCAGGGACCTGGGCGCAGCCCTGGGCTGCGGCGGCCATGCAAAGGGGATCAGGAGGCTTGCCAGCGGCCCCTATATAATAGATATGGCGGTGACCCTTGAGGCCCTGAAGGCGGAACCGAACGCCTTGAGGGACCATATCGTCCCGGTGGCTCTCTGATGGGGTGGCCCTGAAAAAATGCTTTACAGTTAACCCTTTATGATATAAGCATCGCGCCCACTATGACGATCGAGAGAGAGAAGAAGCAGGAGATCATAAGCAAGTTTCGCACCGGCGATGCGGACACCGGATCGCCCGAGGTGCAGGTGGCGCTTTTGTCCGAGAGGATAAAGGGCCTCGCCGGTCACTTCGACACGCACGCAAAGGATCATTCAAGCCGCCGCGGCCTGCTCAAGATGGTCGGCCGAAGGCGCAAGCTGCTGAGCTACCTCAAGAAGACCGATGAGGACGGCTACAAGGCGCTGATAAAGGAGCTGGGCATAAGGAAGTAGCCCGGTCCCGCGGCCGAAGGAGAGTGCGCTGATAATTTCCATAAACGCTCGCCCCGATGGCGGGCGTTTTCGCAAGTTATCAGTGGAGCCCTTCCTTCGTCCCCCTGTCAGGCACAGACGGCAGCCGCAGTTTCAACGATGAAAGGCGGAGCACGCACGGCGGGCCATTTCGGCACGCGCCGGGCGACCATCGCGCCCAAGGAGAGAGAAATGCCTAAGAAGAGCAAAGCGGAGGTAGGCGGACGGGAGATGATCATCGAGACCGGCCGGATAGCCAAGCAGGCCGGCGGCTCCGTGGTGGTCCGCTACGGCGATTCCGTCGTCCTGGTGACGGCGCAGGCGAGGCCGGAGGCCTCCGACAGGAAAGATTTTCTTCCGCTGTCGGTGGACTACATAGAGAAGACCTTCGCCGCAGGAAAGATCCCCGGCGGGTTCTTCAAGCGCGAGGGGAGGCCGACCGCCAGGGAGACCCTCACCAGCCGTCTGATAGACAGGCCGATAAGGCCGCTCTTCCCGAAGGGGTTCTTCAACGAGACGCAGGTGATCGCCACCGTGCTGTCGTCCGACAACGACCACGACCCGGACACGCTCGGCGTGATCGGCGCGTCGGCCGCGCTGACCCTCTCGCCGTACCCGTTCAAGGGCCCGGTGGCGTGCGTCAGGGTGGGACGCGTGGACGGCAGGTTCGTGTGCAATCCGAGGGAGGCCGAGCGCGGCAGGAGCGACATCGACGTGATCGTCGCCGGCACGCGCGACGCGATAGTCATGGTCGAGGGCGGCGCCGGGATGGTCTCCGAGGACGACATGGTGGAGGCGCTCATGTTCGCGCACAGTCAGATGCAGCCGGCCATCGACGCGCAGCTGGATCTGCAGAAGCAGGCGGGCAGGGAGA from Pseudomonadota bacterium encodes:
- the truB gene encoding tRNA pseudouridine(55) synthase TruB, which codes for MTRDPDNLSGVLVIDKGPGFTSHDVVAIVKRLARARKVGHLGTLDPAASGVLPLVINEATMHASKLAGGEKVYEFTLSLGRSTDTDDDTGRTIAEAPVPAEIMSGLVGLLPRFVGRTMQVPPAYSAVKRAGVRSYRMAREGRALPLDPRPAEIRSLELVGGCMPEPRLRMACGPGTFVRALCRDLGAALGCGGHAKGIRRLASGPYIIDMAVTLEALKAEPNALRDHIVPVAL
- the rpsO gene encoding 30S ribosomal protein S15 — translated: MTIEREKKQEIISKFRTGDADTGSPEVQVALLSERIKGLAGHFDTHAKDHSSRRGLLKMVGRRRKLLSYLKKTDEDGYKALIKELGIRK